A portion of the Thunnus albacares chromosome 23, fThuAlb1.1, whole genome shotgun sequence genome contains these proteins:
- the prrt4b gene encoding proline-rich transmembrane protein 4, with amino-acid sequence MLRLHQTFALCFWCLLLLHRQALADEEALWGPTPSRENPPENKQSSYWWTPSLPKLPPLPSLPFHIPFYSSENNDKTTVLTTTTEGLTEPIDHLRDHSGSGEGSIFEASEPPTTSTQGLLTSVTKIRTESLPTGTSDSPHSSIAQSDNDTLVSDSYSPTSSSIGNTVFTNSPTSTSAPEQNATHTHSPQGSTQAAKPSMGTTAQHLPEEHTDKEEAEEFSEKIPSTIAPETTVPTALTWAVAQTTTTNPGLVETTLTRHPLGPVTPPMSPQTTFVTTPQDPTVSLSTEAATMVKMHPTQSETDWGFSEARSRSMEEQLGVITTTMGIDDELLPVSITSTTQSQKVNFPITEELPAKEDKADEDEEGVVPSAADGDGDTKLADVSTPYTKLLTTSLPQSTGITPETPHIPLYTEDWMTDPVDSDVTFLPDCNKERSGICNLSDTWDPTTSTIKPTQNTTVMNHSSNPFLIPAPPMLVPLYTDWNSAMAAWGLAWEAHVYGAGCVFAMLTLASALNLLCLPLRCPSGCGYFALVSLFLLAAGSTRSFLLLYDAYGHQDRLPSTEASLMLYEAPFPCLTAAFGLVFLLLSMRSRMQLSYSAFQRPCFLACLVVLHFAAAFGPVTLQKFYQQKPPLCLFLSLISRGAFVVLATFLSTAYFVFYIYVRADSKHIYHLNNTSPTPAERYNRCPFAESRDWDRAAVTVCLSALFCLACAGLQLYAILNAMGVAGGEEVFHPWPWWAFQFSCRLCELGVCLTLALVVAQPVYCSDHLPAAGSCWTELLASKSPILPGSYQWTLSQQEKLAIVDTVGLGETESLPLYTLMDERLGRSLNGLDLLYHSNRALAYRDLDLDLDTQGSEKPEDGGGGEPSGGSSFTSDSTTDLRPPSPINLRRSIDEALFSEALFPMSLFSPARPIRCSDLSINNHCALPSNGLCDPLSADPGLYRTSSCVEMASKPQSSCAKSQGDPVVGAPPSPSLSSSSSCSSPERWRGSSSSCSLYRASLGGSSLILCPSPERHARQLLQQGGLGHEASSGHQGSTDPQRNYHTLGAASQESLDLDMSSDADRSVQEEFISVCRQIDALSICSETIDL; translated from the exons ATGCTTCGCCTCCACCAGACCTTTGCGCTCTGCTTCTGGTGTCTTTTGCTACTTCACAGGCAGGCTCTGGCTGACGAAGAGGCCCTCTGGGGACCGACGCCATCAAGAGAAAATCCACCTGAAAATAAGCAGAGCTCTTACTGGTGGACTCCGTCTCTGCCAAAACTCCCGCCCCTTCCCTCACTGCCATTCCATATCCCCTTTTATTCCTCGGAGAATAACGACAAGACTACTGTGTTGACCACAACCACCGAAGGGCTGACAGAACCAATCGATCACTTGCGAGACCACTCGGGTTCGGGGGAAGGGAGCATTTTTGAAGCCTCTGAACCACCCACCACTTCGACTCAGGGGCTGCTAACCAGTGTAACAAAGATAAGGACAGAATCACTTCCCACAGGGACATCAGATTCTCCACACAGCAGCATAGCGCAGAGCGACAATGATACTCTTGTTTCAGACTCCTACTCTCCCACAAGCAGTTCTATCGGAAACACTGTGTTCACCAACAGTCCCACGAGCACAAGCGCTCCTGAACAAAATGCAACACATACCCACTCACCACAGGGCTCTACACAAGCAGCCAAACCCAGCATGGGTACCACTGCACAACACCTCCCAGAGGAACACACTGATAAAGAGGAAGCGGAAGAATTCTCAGAAAAGATCCCTTCGACAATCGCACCAGAAACTACAGTTCCCACTGCCTTGACGTGGGCAGTGGCgcaaaccacaacaacaaaccCAGGACTGGTGGAGACCACACTGACCAGACACCCTCTAGGACCTGTTACTCCCCCCATGTCCCCACAAACCACATTTGTCACAACACCACAGGACCCCACTGTTAGTTTGAGTACTGAAGCGGCCACAATGGTAAAAATGCACCCCACTCAAAGTGAGACTGACTGGGGCTTCTCTGAGGCCAGGTCGAGGTCCATGGAGGAACAGCTGGGGGTAATCACCACTACCATGGGGATCGATGACGAACTACTGCCAGTATCCATAACAAGCACAACTCAGAGCCAAAAGGTTAACTTCCCAATAACAGAAG AGCTGCCAGCTAAAGAAGATAAGGCGGATGAGGATGAAGAAGGTGTGGTTCCTTCAGCTGCAGACGGGGATGGTGACACGAAGTTGGCAGACGTTTCCACGCCATACACTAAGCTGCTAACAACATCCTTGCCACAGAGCACAG GCATTACTCCAGAGACTCCACATATTCCTCTGTACACTGAAGACTGGATGACGGACCCAGTGGACAGCGACGTCACCTTCCTTCCTGACTGCAATAAAGAACGTTCTGGGATCTGCAACCTCTCTGACACCTGGGACCCCACAACCTCTACCATCAAGCCCACACAAAACACCACTGTCATGAACCACTCAAGCAACCCCTTTCTGATCCCAGCTCCACCCATGTTGGTGCCCTTGTACACTGATTGGAACAGTGCCATGGCAGCCTGGGGCCTGGCCTGGGAGGCACATGTTTATGGCGCCGGTTGCGTCTTTGCGATGCTGACGCTGGCCTCAGCGCTCAACCTGCTCTGCTTGCCTCTGCGATGTCCATCTGGTTGTGGCTACTTTGCTCTGGTTAGCCTGTTTCTACTAGCTGCTGGTAGTACCAGATCTTTCTTGCTCCTGTATGATGCCTACGGTCACCAGGACCGCTTACCCTCCACCGAGGCCTCACTGATGCTCTATGAGGCACCATTTCCCTGCCTGACTGCAGCTTTTGGCTTGGttttccttctcctttccatGCGCTCAAGAATGCAGCTCTCTTACTCAGCCTTCCAGAGACCCTGTTTCCTGGCCTGCCTGGTTGTCCTGCACTTTGCTGCTGCATTCGGTCCGGTGACATTACAGAAGTTCTACCAGCAAAAGCCTCCCCTTTGCCTCTTTCTTTCACTAATCTCCCGTGGAGCCTTTGTAGTTCTGGCAACATTTCTGTCTACTGCCTATTTTGTGTTCTACATCTATGTGAGGGCAGACTCGAAGCACATCTACCACCTGAATAACACGTCTCCAACACCCGCTGAGCGATACAACCGTTGTCCCTTTGCTGAGAGCCGGGACTGGGACCGTGCAGCTGTAACCGTTTGTCTTTCAGCACTGTTTTGTTTAGCCTGCGCAGGACTGCAGCTATATGCAATACTCAATGCTATGGGTGTTGCTGGTGGAGAGGAGGTCTTCCACCCTTGGCCCTGGTGGGCTTTTCAGTTTAGCTGCAGACTGTGTGAGCTAGGGGTTTGTCTCACCTTAGCCTTGGTGGTTGCACAACCTGTCTACTGCTCTGACCACCTTCCAGCTGCTGGAAGCTGCTGGACTGAACTGTTGGCGTCCAAATCGCCAATCCTGCCTGGGAGCTACCAGTGGACCCTTAGCCAGCAGGAGAAGCTCGCCATCGTTGACACCGTTGGGcttggagagacagagagcctTCCTCTTTATACTCTGATGGATGAGAGGCTTGGTCGCAGTCTAAATGGACTGGATCTCCTGTACCACAGCAACCGGGCCTTGGCCTACAGAGACCTGGACTTGGATTTGGACACACAGGGTTCAGAAAAACCTGAGGACGGAGGAGGCGGAGAGCCATCAGGTGGATCCTCCTTTACCAGTGACTCGACTACTGACCTGCGGCCACCTTCACCCATCAACCTGCGTCGCAGCATAGATGAAGCGCTCTTCAGTGAGGCCCTCTTTCCCATGAGCCTCTTCAGCCCTGCCAGGCCTATTCGCTGCAGTGATCTATCCATAAACAACCACTGTGCACTTCCCAGCAATGGCCTCTGTGATCCTCTCTCAGCTGACCCTGGCCTTTATCGGACCTCTTCCTGTGTAGAGATGGCCTCTAAACCCCAATCCTCTTGCGCTAAATCTCAAGGAGATCCTGTTGTAGGCGCTCCACCATCTCcctccctgtcctcctcctccagctgttcATCTCCTGAACGTTGGAGGGGCAGTTCTTCCTCTTGTTCCCTGTACCGAGCCTCTCTAGGGGGCTCATCACTGATCCTCTGCCCGAGCCCTGAGAGACATGCTCGGCAGCTTCTACAGCAGGGGGGCTTGGGCCATGAGGCTTCCTCTGGCCATCAGGGTTCCACTGACCCACAGAGAAACTATCATACACTGGGTGCGGCATCACAGGAAAGCCTGGACCTCGACATGTCATCTGACGCAGACCGATCAGTGCAGGAGGAGTTCATCAGTGTTTGCAGACAAATTGATGCTTTGAGCATCTGCAGCGAAACTATTGATTTATAA